In Nitrospira sp., the following proteins share a genomic window:
- the proB gene encoding glutamate 5-kinase: MRDRLLKDATRVIVKIGSSLVASKGIGLRPERIEQLAADIAALKKSGRDVLVVSSGAIVSGIRKLGLTAYPKNLPEKQAAAAVGQSRLMWAYEKAFEALGQKVAQVLLTQQDLADRKRFMNARNTLTALLEFGVIPIINENDTVAVEEIRFGDNDNLAALVAHLIDADLLVILSDVAGLYTEDPRTNNQATLIPVVADITKDIERRAGATQSFEGTGGMATKIQAAKKVAEYGGATLILSGEPSGLLPSIFDGAEAGTIFLPKGKRLTSRKHWIAFTLKAKGQLTLDDGAIDALVKRGKSLLPSGITAVSGEFNACDAVACVDRHKKEVAKGLVNFSSDALKRIKGMKTAEIQKVLGTQEYDEAIHRDNLVIL, translated from the coding sequence ATGCGAGACCGTCTCTTAAAAGACGCGACACGTGTCATCGTGAAGATTGGCAGCAGCCTCGTGGCGTCCAAGGGTATCGGTTTGCGTCCGGAGCGGATCGAGCAGCTCGCCGCTGACATTGCCGCACTCAAGAAAAGCGGCCGCGACGTGCTGGTCGTCTCGTCCGGCGCCATTGTCTCCGGCATCCGCAAACTCGGCCTCACGGCCTACCCAAAGAACCTGCCGGAGAAGCAGGCCGCCGCCGCCGTCGGCCAGAGCCGGCTCATGTGGGCCTATGAGAAAGCCTTCGAAGCGCTCGGGCAGAAGGTCGCGCAGGTTCTGCTGACGCAGCAGGACCTGGCGGATCGTAAGCGGTTCATGAACGCCCGGAACACGCTCACCGCCCTTCTCGAATTCGGTGTGATCCCGATCATCAACGAAAATGACACGGTCGCCGTGGAGGAAATCCGCTTCGGCGACAACGACAACCTGGCCGCGCTCGTCGCACATCTTATTGACGCAGACCTACTGGTGATTCTTTCCGACGTGGCCGGACTCTACACGGAGGACCCACGCACGAACAACCAGGCTACGCTGATTCCGGTGGTCGCCGACATCACGAAAGATATCGAGCGGCGGGCTGGTGCTACGCAGAGCTTCGAAGGCACTGGCGGCATGGCTACCAAGATTCAGGCGGCCAAGAAAGTCGCTGAATACGGTGGCGCCACGCTCATTCTGAGCGGCGAGCCGTCCGGACTCCTACCATCCATTTTCGACGGGGCTGAAGCCGGCACGATCTTTCTGCCGAAGGGCAAGCGGCTGACCAGCCGGAAGCACTGGATCGCCTTCACGCTCAAAGCCAAGGGCCAGCTCACGCTCGACGACGGCGCGATTGACGCCCTCGTCAAGCGGGGCAAGAGCCTGCTGCCCTCCGGCATCACGGCCGTGAGCGGCGAGTTCAACGCCTGCGATGCCGTGGCCTGCGTGGACCGCCATAAAAAAGAAGTCGCTAAGGGGCTGGTGAATTTTTCTTCGGACGCACTGAAGCGGATCAAAGGCATGAAAACCGCCGAGATTCAGAAAGTCCTTGGCACACAGGAATACGATGAAGCGATCCACCGCGACAACCTCGTGATCCTCTGA
- the nadD gene encoding nicotinate (nicotinamide) nucleotide adenylyltransferase codes for MRIGLFGGTFNPIHNCHLTIATQVRTRFALDQVLLIPVGDPPHRSNRDLAPAAHRLEMVRLAIAGNPTLAVSDVEIRRPEKSYSIDTVRILRHQYGAGVDLYFILGLDAFLEFPSWRQAPELLALCHFVVVSRMGVSFVPLADRLPLPKLSRQALEDLDRRVTDRLDVPVPGGTSLALLCLPPCDISASDIRQRIHSRSDVALLLPASVKSYIMEHNLFQEELNRPGF; via the coding sequence ATGCGCATTGGCTTATTTGGCGGCACATTCAATCCCATCCATAACTGCCACCTGACAATTGCGACACAAGTTCGCACCCGCTTTGCTCTTGATCAAGTTCTGCTCATTCCCGTCGGGGATCCGCCGCACCGATCGAACCGTGATCTGGCGCCGGCTGCGCACCGCCTTGAAATGGTCCGGCTGGCTATTGCCGGCAACCCGACCCTTGCCGTTTCCGATGTTGAAATCCGTCGTCCCGAAAAATCCTATTCGATCGATACCGTCCGGATTCTGCGCCATCAGTATGGTGCCGGGGTAGACCTCTATTTCATTCTCGGCCTTGACGCCTTTCTTGAATTCCCCAGCTGGCGGCAGGCCCCGGAGTTATTGGCGCTCTGCCATTTCGTCGTCGTGTCCCGCATGGGCGTCTCTTTCGTGCCGCTGGCAGACCGCCTGCCCCTGCCGAAGCTCTCCCGCCAGGCGCTCGAAGACCTGGATCGTCGAGTGACCGACCGACTCGACGTCCCGGTCCCCGGCGGCACGAGCCTAGCCCTGCTGTGTCTGCCACCCTGCGATATTTCAGCCTCGGACATTCGGCAGCGGATTCACAGCCGGTCCGACGTCGCCTTATTGTTGCCGGCCTCTGTCAAATCTTATATAATGGAGCATAACCTTTTTCAGGAGGAGCTCAATCGTCCCGGATTCTAA
- the rsfS gene encoding ribosome silencing factor — protein MVPDSKARALAIAHASLEKKADDVVVLDVGKLTSVADYLVVCSGGSDRQVRAIADHIDGSLAQQQISPLSIEGLSSSQWVLLDYGDVIVHIFRADIRHHYALERLWSDAAQTRVTDTEPASALAAATAPARAGWSRTREHR, from the coding sequence ATCGTCCCGGATTCTAAGGCTAGGGCCCTCGCTATCGCGCACGCGTCGCTCGAGAAAAAAGCTGACGACGTCGTGGTCCTTGATGTTGGGAAGCTCACCTCCGTAGCCGATTATTTGGTAGTCTGTTCGGGCGGGTCGGACCGCCAGGTTCGCGCCATCGCGGATCACATCGATGGCAGCCTTGCCCAGCAACAGATCTCCCCCCTCAGCATTGAAGGCCTCTCCTCGTCGCAGTGGGTGTTGCTGGACTATGGGGATGTGATTGTGCACATCTTCCGCGCTGATATCCGCCATCACTACGCGCTCGAACGCCTCTGGAGCGACGCAGCACAGACGCGCGTCACTGATACAGAACCTGCGTCGGCTCTGGCCGCCGCAACGGCGCCCGCACGCGCCGGATGGTCCCGCACACGGGAGCATCGCTAG
- a CDS encoding tetratricopeptide repeat protein, whose amino-acid sequence MLRLLLTVFVVIVAVVLAFRFHELNPNSVTLRLSAGAGYELSLASLVLLSIAIGAGLASLLVGIRETIHAIMNLRGDRLLRRKSKVATLHREGTNAFLSKRTAEAIGLFQKCLSLDPNHVDSLLWLGNIYRTEKNYTEAIRLHRKARSIEEGNIAVLLTLVKDLEDAKRFEEALQVLRDILKLDSANLTALMSKRDLLIRLESWHEALEIQHRLMKAHLTEAGQQRERTELVGLTYEVGRHLLERGKPDKARHYFRAAIKRDKQFLPAYIGLGEILVQEGKTKNAAEIFEKIYTKTGNMVLLHRLEELYLEMGEPGEIIRVYQQAIQRDPRSPALKFYLGKLFYRLEMVDEAYDLLSGLEGPSDQMADYHKIMANLYLRKQQMDLAIDELKKALGFRKRVVVPYRCTQCQHESADWSGRCSRCGAWNSFVALPWVDASSGATQADERQSEPRSIAYRGIGTPYETL is encoded by the coding sequence ATGCTGCGCCTGCTGCTCACCGTCTTCGTCGTGATCGTGGCCGTTGTGCTGGCCTTTCGATTCCACGAACTCAACCCAAACTCCGTGACGCTCCGCTTGAGCGCTGGCGCCGGATACGAACTTAGCCTCGCCTCGCTGGTCCTGCTGTCCATTGCCATCGGCGCTGGACTGGCCTCGTTGCTCGTCGGCATTCGCGAAACGATTCACGCCATCATGAACTTGCGCGGCGACCGGCTGCTCCGGCGTAAAAGCAAGGTCGCGACCCTGCACCGCGAAGGGACCAATGCATTTCTCTCGAAGCGGACGGCGGAGGCCATCGGCCTCTTCCAGAAGTGCCTCTCACTCGACCCCAACCATGTGGACTCCCTGCTGTGGCTGGGCAACATCTACCGGACGGAAAAGAATTACACTGAAGCTATCCGGCTCCATCGCAAGGCGCGCAGCATCGAGGAGGGCAACATCGCAGTGTTGCTGACCCTGGTCAAGGACCTCGAAGACGCCAAACGGTTTGAGGAGGCCCTCCAAGTCCTTCGTGACATTCTCAAGCTGGACTCCGCCAACCTGACGGCGCTGATGAGCAAACGCGACCTGCTTATTCGCCTGGAATCGTGGCACGAGGCACTGGAGATCCAGCACCGCCTGATGAAGGCGCACCTGACGGAAGCCGGCCAGCAACGGGAACGTACCGAGCTCGTCGGCCTGACCTATGAGGTCGGCCGGCACCTGCTCGAGCGTGGCAAGCCAGACAAGGCCCGCCACTATTTCCGTGCGGCCATCAAGCGGGACAAGCAGTTCCTGCCGGCCTACATCGGCCTTGGCGAGATCCTGGTGCAGGAAGGCAAAACGAAGAACGCCGCAGAAATTTTCGAAAAAATCTATACCAAAACGGGCAATATGGTTCTCCTGCACCGTCTGGAAGAACTCTATCTGGAGATGGGCGAGCCCGGTGAGATTATCCGCGTCTACCAGCAGGCCATCCAGCGGGATCCCCGCAGTCCAGCGCTCAAGTTTTATTTGGGCAAGCTGTTCTACCGCTTGGAGATGGTGGACGAAGCCTACGATCTGCTCTCCGGTCTGGAGGGACCATCGGACCAGATGGCCGACTACCACAAAATCATGGCTAATTTGTATCTGCGCAAGCAGCAGATGGATCTGGCCATAGACGAATTGAAGAAGGCCCTTGGCTTCAGGAAAAGGGTCGTCGTGCCCTACCGCTGCACCCAGTGCCAGCATGAGTCCGCCGACTGGTCGGGCCGCTGCAGCCGCTGCGGTGCGTGGAATTCGTTCGTGGCGTTGCCCTGGGTGGACGCCTCCAGCGGGGCCACGCAGGCCGACGAACGCCAGAGCGAACCCCGGTCCATCGCCTACCGCGGCATTGGAACGCCCTACGAAACCTTATGA
- the bioB gene encoding biotin synthase BioB gives MTAYQTYAEKALRDEVLTRTECRDVLATPDARVMDLLSAAFTVRERYFGRKVRLQMLLNAKSGACQEDCGYCSQSSASTADIERYGLVSKESMLDGARRAAASKAQRYCVVISGRGPSDREIEAIADAVRAVKREIPIQVCCSMGLLNESQARALKAAGVDRINHNLNTSEAYHPSICTTHTYKDRLDTIEHARAAGLEICSGGIIGMGEQDEDLIDLALALREVRPDSIPLNMLHPVEGTPLQNCKHLTPQRCLKIFSLFRFLHPRTELRVAGGREFNLRSLQPMALYAADSLFVNGYLTTPGQLAPDAWKMITDLGFEIEVDYASQKC, from the coding sequence ATGACTGCGTACCAGACCTATGCTGAGAAAGCGCTCCGCGACGAAGTCCTGACGCGTACTGAGTGTCGGGACGTGCTGGCGACGCCGGATGCCCGCGTGATGGATCTGCTGTCAGCCGCCTTCACAGTGCGCGAACGCTATTTTGGCAGGAAAGTCCGCCTCCAGATGCTGCTCAACGCCAAGAGCGGCGCTTGCCAGGAGGACTGCGGCTATTGCTCCCAATCATCCGCGTCCACTGCTGACATTGAACGGTACGGGCTGGTTTCAAAGGAGTCGATGCTGGACGGCGCGCGCCGCGCCGCTGCCTCCAAGGCGCAGCGCTACTGCGTCGTCATCAGCGGGCGCGGCCCGAGCGACCGGGAGATCGAAGCCATCGCGGACGCAGTTCGCGCCGTCAAGCGGGAGATTCCCATCCAGGTCTGCTGTTCCATGGGATTGTTGAACGAGTCCCAGGCCCGTGCGCTGAAGGCAGCCGGCGTGGATCGCATTAATCACAACCTCAACACCAGCGAGGCCTACCATCCGTCCATCTGCACGACGCACACCTACAAGGACCGCCTCGACACGATCGAGCATGCCCGCGCTGCTGGACTGGAAATCTGCTCCGGCGGCATCATCGGCATGGGCGAGCAGGACGAGGACCTGATCGATCTGGCGCTAGCGCTGCGCGAGGTCCGACCGGATTCCATCCCCTTAAATATGCTGCACCCGGTTGAGGGAACGCCACTGCAAAACTGCAAACACCTGACGCCGCAACGCTGTCTGAAAATTTTCAGCCTCTTCCGATTCCTGCACCCGCGCACAGAACTGCGCGTGGCGGGTGGGCGCGAGTTCAACCTCCGCTCGCTCCAACCGATGGCCCTCTACGCCGCCGACTCCCTCTTCGTGAACGGTTACCTAACCACTCCGGGCCAGCTCGCGCCAGATGCCTGGAAGATGATCACCGACCTGGGCTTTGAAATCGAAGTGGACTACGCTTCGCAGAAGTGCTGA
- a CDS encoding FtsX-like permease family protein has protein sequence MLTAFLMIARSHLVKRPIRTVMTVLGIALGVAVSVAIRTANVEVLRSFQETVLTVAGKATLEVSGSELGVDERVIGLLRNIPGVVSASPVLQQGVRVASGAQQGRSLTVLGFDLLETADLRSFRIRTREGAALTLDPLLEPNAVFIGAQLASDWELAAGDALDVRIGTSVHRLVVRGVVESEAGIHMAWERLAVMDIAAAQSLFGSLGKLDRIDLVTDPARSTSDVAAAIAAALPPPLTVQRPARRNEQVERMVRSFQLNLATLSGVGLLIGLFLIYNTVDYSVVRHRREIGILCAVGCSRADIGVLFAVEAAVMGVIGGMLGSGGGVLLAQRLVLLMGRTVSDLYAPVGAVDVTMPLTLALLCEGGLIGAAVAVLGALAPSWNAARTAPARALAPGEYEQTQTVHLSVFAWFGVGCLALAGVLAIPGPVHGMPVFGYTAALCLLLGLSCLAPLLVQRGGVLATRVQTARSGELGVLGLIAAGQIVRAPGRNAITVSALMVGIAIMLGVGIMIQSFRQTVEAWINQTVMADLVVASPDWLAGEDNGTRTKRLPLAWRELAAAVPGVAAVDTYRDVSVEIDGRPVSLVARDLRVHAERSRYLFLEGDSTERLHRAVSEQGVVVSEVLAGKLGVQVGGAIALRTPKGERSFPVMGVFYDYATDGGKLVMDRSLYRSLWDDDTTTVIAVYLMPGANAATVRRRVDEVMGQVGQSVTISNAEIRREILAIFDRTFRVTYALECIAVAIALLGIVNTLLTSVLERQRELATLRAIGASARQIRRLILWEGLYLGALGAALGVAGGVLMSLVLIHVVNKQSFGWTIQFQFPAWLVLEGVVLAVGVALVASYLPAVWASNQSVVNGLRYE, from the coding sequence ATGCTGACAGCGTTTTTGATGATTGCCCGGTCCCATTTGGTAAAGCGGCCGATCCGCACGGTAATGACCGTGCTCGGCATCGCGCTGGGCGTGGCGGTGTCGGTCGCCATCCGCACGGCTAATGTGGAGGTGCTGCGATCGTTTCAGGAGACGGTGCTTACGGTGGCCGGAAAAGCCACGCTTGAGGTCTCCGGCAGTGAGTTGGGCGTGGACGAGCGGGTCATCGGCCTGTTGCGGAATATACCGGGGGTTGTCTCGGCCTCGCCGGTCCTTCAGCAGGGGGTGCGCGTGGCGTCGGGGGCGCAGCAGGGACGCTCGCTCACGGTGCTGGGGTTTGATCTGCTCGAAACGGCAGACCTCCGATCGTTCCGGATCCGGACCAGAGAGGGGGCGGCGCTGACCCTTGATCCGCTGCTGGAGCCGAACGCGGTCTTCATCGGCGCGCAATTGGCGTCTGACTGGGAGCTTGCGGCAGGCGATGCGCTCGATGTGCGCATTGGAACGTCAGTGCACCGACTCGTGGTACGCGGCGTGGTGGAGTCAGAGGCGGGGATCCACATGGCGTGGGAACGCCTGGCGGTGATGGACATTGCCGCCGCACAATCGCTGTTTGGATCGCTCGGCAAACTGGACCGGATCGATCTGGTGACGGATCCTGCCCGTTCGACATCTGACGTGGCGGCGGCCATTGCCGCCGCGCTCCCGCCGCCGCTGACCGTCCAGCGCCCAGCACGTCGCAATGAGCAAGTGGAACGGATGGTACGATCCTTCCAGCTCAATCTGGCGACGCTCAGCGGCGTTGGTCTGCTGATTGGCTTGTTTCTTATCTACAACACGGTTGACTATTCGGTCGTCCGGCACCGACGTGAGATTGGTATTCTGTGTGCCGTAGGCTGCTCACGTGCCGACATTGGTGTGCTGTTCGCCGTCGAAGCGGCGGTGATGGGTGTGATTGGCGGGATGCTAGGCAGCGGAGGGGGCGTGCTGTTGGCGCAGCGATTGGTCTTGTTGATGGGGCGCACCGTATCGGATCTCTATGCGCCGGTGGGGGCCGTGGACGTAACCATGCCGCTCACGCTGGCGCTGCTGTGCGAAGGCGGACTCATCGGTGCGGCAGTCGCCGTGTTGGGGGCATTGGCGCCGAGTTGGAACGCGGCCCGCACCGCGCCGGCCCGGGCCCTGGCGCCAGGCGAATACGAACAGACGCAAACCGTTCACCTGAGTGTATTCGCCTGGTTTGGTGTCGGGTGTCTGGCGCTAGCCGGCGTACTGGCGATCCCGGGCCCGGTCCACGGCATGCCGGTCTTTGGCTACACGGCAGCCTTGTGCCTGTTGCTGGGTCTCTCCTGTCTGGCACCGTTGTTGGTGCAACGTGGCGGCGTGTTGGCGACGCGCGTGCAGACGGCGCGCTCGGGCGAGCTGGGCGTCCTGGGGCTCATCGCGGCCGGGCAGATCGTGCGCGCGCCCGGGCGCAATGCGATCACCGTGTCGGCATTGATGGTGGGTATTGCGATCATGCTGGGCGTCGGGATCATGATCCAGAGTTTTCGCCAGACGGTCGAGGCCTGGATCAATCAGACGGTGATGGCCGATTTGGTCGTGGCGTCTCCCGACTGGCTGGCAGGTGAAGACAACGGCACGCGGACCAAGAGGCTGCCGCTCGCCTGGCGCGAATTGGCGGCTGCCGTCCCCGGCGTGGCAGCCGTGGACACGTACCGGGACGTGTCCGTCGAGATTGATGGCCGGCCCGTTTCGCTGGTCGCGCGGGACCTGCGGGTGCACGCTGAAAGGAGCCGCTATCTGTTTCTGGAGGGCGACTCGACGGAGCGGTTGCACCGGGCCGTATCGGAGCAGGGCGTCGTGGTGTCGGAGGTGCTGGCCGGCAAACTGGGCGTGCAGGTTGGTGGGGCGATCGCACTCAGGACACCTAAAGGCGAGCGGTCATTTCCCGTAATGGGCGTGTTCTACGATTACGCGACTGATGGTGGCAAGCTGGTCATGGATCGCTCGCTTTATCGGTCGCTGTGGGATGACGACACGACGACGGTCATTGCGGTCTATCTAATGCCGGGCGCTAATGCCGCCACGGTGCGGAGGCGGGTGGACGAGGTCATGGGACAGGTCGGACAGAGTGTGACGATTTCCAATGCGGAGATCAGGCGTGAAATTCTTGCGATCTTTGATCGGACCTTCCGGGTAACCTATGCGTTAGAGTGCATCGCGGTGGCAATCGCGCTGCTGGGTATCGTTAATACGCTGCTGACATCGGTGCTGGAGCGGCAGCGCGAACTGGCCACGCTGCGGGCAATCGGCGCCAGCGCCAGGCAGATTCGGCGGTTGATTCTCTGGGAAGGTCTCTATCTCGGTGCGTTAGGCGCTGCTCTGGGCGTGGCCGGCGGGGTCTTGATGTCCCTGGTGCTGATTCACGTGGTTAACAAGCAATCCTTTGGCTGGACCATCCAGTTCCAGTTTCCCGCCTGGCTGGTGCTTGAGGGCGTCGTATTGGCGGTCGGCGTGGCGTTGGTGGCCAGTTATCTGCCGGCCGTGTGGGCGTCAAACCAATCGGTTGTGAACGGGCTTAGGTACGAGTGA
- a CDS encoding dihydroorotate oxidase codes for MNAAGALCVTREELEALGRSEAGAIVTKSMTVESRQGNPTPRYYAFPGGSINSMGLPNLGYRAYAELIPRLKSFGKPVIASVAGLCEDDFFTIATAINASKPDLIEVNLSCPNIPGKPQIGYDLEASERLITRVRKVITVPMGVKLPPYFDPAHHDAMAQVLRRTGVDFLSLINSVGNGLVLDPATETVVIKPKGGFGGLGGPLIKPVALANVHAFWTRFKGQLPIIGTGGVVSGQDVFEHLLCGASAVQIGTVLVDEGLGVFGRIQAELAAVLEKKGYASPDACIGKLRGL; via the coding sequence ATGAATGCGGCGGGTGCCCTCTGTGTGACGCGAGAGGAATTGGAGGCACTGGGACGGTCTGAAGCCGGGGCGATCGTCACCAAATCCATGACGGTCGAATCGCGGCAGGGCAATCCGACGCCCCGGTACTATGCCTTCCCTGGGGGCTCCATCAATTCGATGGGTCTACCCAATCTGGGCTATCGTGCCTACGCAGAGCTCATTCCGCGACTCAAATCATTTGGCAAGCCGGTGATCGCCAGCGTGGCCGGCCTCTGCGAGGACGATTTTTTCACGATTGCGACCGCCATCAACGCCAGCAAGCCGGACTTGATCGAAGTGAATTTGTCGTGTCCCAATATTCCGGGAAAGCCGCAGATCGGCTACGACCTGGAGGCATCGGAGCGGCTGATCACACGGGTGCGGAAGGTCATCACCGTACCGATGGGCGTGAAGTTGCCGCCCTATTTCGATCCCGCGCACCACGATGCCATGGCGCAGGTACTCAGGCGCACAGGCGTGGATTTTCTGTCACTCATCAATTCAGTCGGTAACGGGTTAGTCCTGGATCCGGCAACGGAAACCGTGGTGATTAAGCCGAAAGGTGGATTCGGCGGCCTTGGCGGGCCGCTCATCAAGCCCGTAGCGCTCGCCAATGTCCACGCCTTCTGGACGCGTTTCAAGGGGCAGCTGCCGATCATCGGCACTGGCGGCGTGGTGTCCGGGCAGGACGTATTCGAACATCTCCTCTGTGGCGCTTCGGCCGTGCAAATTGGAACCGTGCTGGTGGACGAGGGGCTGGGCGTCTTCGGCCGTATCCAGGCCGAACTGGCCGCGGTACTTGAGAAGAAGGGTTATGCCTCTCCGGACGCCTGCATCGGAAAATTGAGGGGATTATAA
- a CDS encoding ABC transporter ATP-binding protein, translating into MIRLEHVSKSYRRAEADVPVLRDVSLHVKDGEFCALMGPSGCGKSTLLNLVAGLDHPTSGEVQLDGRSTRALSNGDWTELRRSLIGMVFQSFHLLPTLTAEENVALPLLLQGAPRGTVRTRVADSLTRVGMEQRGQHRPGELSGGEQQRVAIARALVHKPRLILADEPTGNLDSQSGESIIALLRSLSKELKQTVLLVTHSQEAARSADRICRMRDGRLEVTA; encoded by the coding sequence GTGATCCGACTTGAGCATGTCTCAAAATCGTATCGCCGTGCTGAAGCTGATGTGCCGGTGCTCCGGGATGTCAGTTTGCATGTGAAAGACGGCGAGTTTTGCGCTCTGATGGGGCCCAGCGGATGCGGCAAGAGCACGCTGCTCAATCTGGTGGCGGGGCTTGACCATCCGACATCGGGGGAGGTGCAGCTTGACGGGCGGTCGACCCGCGCTCTGTCGAATGGCGATTGGACAGAACTGCGGCGCTCGCTCATCGGCATGGTCTTCCAGTCTTTTCATCTCCTGCCCACGCTGACCGCGGAGGAAAATGTCGCGTTGCCGCTGTTGCTCCAGGGCGCTCCCCGTGGGACCGTTCGGACACGCGTGGCCGATAGTCTGACGCGAGTCGGTATGGAACAGCGCGGGCAACACCGGCCCGGTGAATTGTCCGGGGGCGAGCAGCAGCGGGTGGCCATTGCGCGGGCGCTCGTGCACAAGCCAAGGCTGATTCTGGCCGACGAGCCAACGGGCAATCTGGATTCGCAGAGCGGGGAGAGCATCATCGCCCTGCTACGGTCCCTGTCGAAGGAATTGAAGCAAACCGTTCTGCTCGTCACGCACAGCCAAGAGGCGGCGCGGAGCGCCGACCGGATCTGCCGAATGCGGGACGGCCGATTAGAGGTGACCGCGTGA
- a CDS encoding helix-turn-helix domain-containing protein, giving the protein MAASTQNDLLTAAETCRHLKVTPRTLYRYIQNRHMPAFKLGKEWRVVRSDLDQWLCSQPPAQHRSV; this is encoded by the coding sequence ATGGCCGCATCCACACAGAACGATTTACTGACAGCGGCGGAAACCTGCCGCCACCTCAAGGTCACGCCGCGCACGCTCTATCGGTACATCCAGAACCGCCACATGCCGGCCTTTAAGCTGGGCAAGGAGTGGCGGGTCGTGCGCTCCGATCTGGACCAGTGGTTGTGCAGCCAGCCCCCTGCACAACATCGTTCAGTCTGA
- a CDS encoding division/cell wall cluster transcriptional repressor MraZ, translated as MFSGEYSCKLDEKGRFLVPTLLREQLEAEGNGVVFLKGPERALWAYSPAEWDKVLERTRAKLDEDQSRLFMHFVVAEAGTSDVDKAGRILIPGKLRKLIPVEDDQEIVIIGLYNHLEIWNPSEWRRYVSTSEDKHEQNLNKILNLL; from the coding sequence ATGTTTTCCGGCGAGTACAGTTGCAAATTGGACGAGAAAGGTCGCTTCCTTGTACCGACCCTCCTGCGCGAACAGCTCGAAGCCGAGGGCAACGGCGTCGTGTTTCTCAAGGGACCGGAACGCGCGCTTTGGGCCTACTCGCCGGCCGAATGGGACAAGGTGCTGGAACGGACGCGCGCGAAGCTCGACGAAGACCAGAGCCGGCTGTTCATGCACTTCGTCGTCGCGGAAGCCGGGACGTCCGACGTAGACAAGGCCGGGCGCATTCTCATCCCCGGCAAACTTCGCAAACTGATCCCCGTGGAAGACGATCAAGAAATCGTGATCATTGGCCTCTACAACCATCTCGAAATCTGGAACCCCTCCGAGTGGCGGCGCTATGTCAGCACCTCGGAAGACAAGCACGAACAGAACCTGAACAAGATTCTGAATCTTCTGTAA
- a CDS encoding RusA family crossover junction endodeoxyribonuclease, with protein MFCNPLPRRALRRLSHPAPVPVRLTSYRTGAAASSARPIIPVAIPRTKRIHPALAGLPTQAKHRAVAFHAAVAPDRLTITLPVPPSINHQYATVNNRRLLSAEGRGYKSEVGHHVLVALAKSPHRETLRHTLQTNYLSLAVRFYFASPLRRDVDSGLKITQDALCEALGINDNRVLEIHLYKALDTTYPRIELALTTITR; from the coding sequence ATCTTCTGTAATCCTTTGCCGCGACGCGCACTCAGACGCCTCAGCCATCCCGCGCCAGTGCCCGTGCGCCTGACCTCCTATCGAACCGGCGCGGCAGCCTCCTCCGCGCGCCCGATCATTCCCGTTGCCATACCGCGCACGAAGCGGATACACCCGGCGCTGGCGGGTCTCCCGACGCAGGCAAAGCACAGAGCCGTAGCCTTTCACGCAGCCGTCGCACCGGACCGACTGACGATCACGTTGCCGGTACCGCCCAGCATCAATCATCAATATGCGACTGTGAACAATCGGCGGCTTCTATCCGCGGAAGGGCGCGGGTACAAGTCAGAGGTCGGACACCATGTGCTGGTGGCCCTGGCCAAATCCCCGCACCGCGAGACGCTGCGGCACACACTGCAGACGAACTATCTATCTCTGGCTGTCCGGTTCTATTTCGCCTCGCCGCTCCGGCGTGACGTGGACAGCGGCCTGAAGATCACCCAAGACGCCCTCTGCGAGGCCTTGGGCATCAACGACAACCGAGTCCTGGAAATCCACCTTTACAAAGCCCTGGACACCACCTATCCCCGCATCGAACTGGCCCTGACTACGATTACCCGATAG